A window of the Fusarium poae strain DAOMC 252244 chromosome 3, whole genome shotgun sequence genome harbors these coding sequences:
- a CDS encoding hypothetical protein (SECRETED:SignalP(1-20)~CAZy:CE12) has translation MKFSVSFAALAAGAFQAVAGQTVYFAGDSTMARSGANDGVTDGWGNYIGRYLKVNAVNKAIGGRSARSYTNEGRFQEIINLVKPGDVVVIEFGHNDGGSPNKNDNLRSDCPGAGTEVCISDKTGEKVYTFVFYISQAAKALVAKGAQVVLSTQTPNNQWETGKFEPGAPRFVGYVPTAHRALASSSVTWVDHFAAVTKMYQKLGNQKVNSLYPKDHTHTSPEAADLIAKAFVQAINEEMNGRTSLKSLIKTPVSNVY, from the exons ATGAAGTTCTCTGTTTCTTTCGCAGCTCTTGCTGCTGGAGCATTCCAGGCTGTGGCTGGTCAAACAGTCTACTTTGCTG GTGACTCCACCATGGCTAGAAGTGGCGCCAACGACGGTGTTACTGATGGCTGGGGTAACTACATTGGCAGATACCTCAAGGTCAACGCCGTCAACAAGGCCATCGGTGGTCGATCTGCTCGTTCATACACCAACGAGGGTCGCTTCCAGGaaatcatcaacctcgtcaAGCCAGGCGATGTAGTCGTCATCGAGTTCGGTCACAACGACGGCGGTTCACCCAACAAAAACGACAACTTGCGCTCTGACTGTCCAGGTGCAGGCACAGAAGTCTGCATCTCTGACAAGACAGGCGAAAAGGTTTACACCTTTGTCTTTTACATCTCTCAAGCTGCCAAGGCCCTCGTTGCAAAGGGCGCTCAAGTCGTTCTCAGCACACAGACTCCCAACAACCAGTGGGAGACTGGCAAATTTGAGCCTGGTGCTCCTCGCTTCGTCGGCTATGTGCCTACTGCGCACAGAGCCCTGGCTAGCTCCAGCGTCACTTGGGTTGACCACTTTGCTGCTGTTACAAAGATGTACCAGAAGCTTGGAAATCAAAAGGTCAACTCACTGTACCCCAAGGACCACACTCACACTAGCCCCGAGGCTGCCGACCTCATTGCCAAGGCTTTTGTTCAGGCCATCAACGAGGAGATGAATGGAAGAACTAGCTTGAAGTCGCTCATCAAGACTCCTGTCAGCAACGTCTACTAG